A portion of the Carya illinoinensis cultivar Pawnee chromosome 11, C.illinoinensisPawnee_v1, whole genome shotgun sequence genome contains these proteins:
- the LOC122281902 gene encoding transcription factor ORG2-like, with protein MFAPPPTSLCTIASPSDHEDLRSRAQVKSYAYSEIKASELFGGHYPPPEPNAELNRSTPCTSISSDPTMIKKLYHNANERDRRKKLNNLYLTLRSLLEPAADQTKKLSIPATVSRVVKFIPELRQQVEGLIQKKEVLLSSIPRLHGEQNHMQEDRRHDMSSRNSLSAVSTNWLNDSEVAIQLSTYKVQKSPLAEILFSLEEDGFLLLNASSFESFRSGRVFYNLHLQVERTTSRLEREVLNEKLQSLCGKGKEFNHEYIGSMHFNDLPI; from the exons AtgtttgcaccaccacccactTCCCTTTGCACGATTGCAAGTCCTTCAGATCATGAGGATTTGAGAAGCCGTGCGCAGGTCAAAAGCTACGCCTATTCAGAAATTAAAGCTTCAGAGTTATTTGGTGGTCATTACCCGCCACCAGAGCCAAACGCCGAGCTCAATCGCTCAACACCATGCACGTCAATTAGCAGCGACCCCACCATGATAAAGAAACTTTACCACAATGCTAACGAGCGAGATCGTCGTAAGAAGCTCAACAATTTGTACCTTACGCTGCGTTCTTTACTTGAGCCTGCGGCTGATCAAACG AAAAAATTAAGTATTCCGGCCACAGTTTCACGCGTGGTAAAATTCATACCAGAACTACGACAGCAAGTAGAGGGACTGATTCAAAAGAAGGAAGTGCTTTTATCAAGCATTCCTAGGCTGCATGGAGAACAAAATCATATGCAAGAAGATCGAAGGCATGATATGTCATCTCGCAACTCTTTATCTGCTGTTTCGACAAATTGGCTTAACGATAGCGAAGTTGCGATACAGCTATCCACATATAAAGTTCAGAAGAGTCCATTAGCTGAGATCTTGTTTAGTTTAGAGGAAGATGGGTTTCTACTGCTAAATGCTTCTTCCTTTGAATCCTTCAGATCAGGAAGGGTCTTCTATAATTTGCACCTCCAG GTGGAAAGGACTACTAGTAGATTGGAGCGTGAAGTTTTGAATGAGAAGCTCCAGTCATTGTGTGGAAAGGGAAAAGAGTTCAATCACGAATATATTGGCTCTATGCATTTCAACGATTTGCCTATTTAA